From Paenibacillus physcomitrellae, the proteins below share one genomic window:
- a CDS encoding DUF3892 domain-containing protein, producing the protein MALPTRETFIAVQKNGDGDLTAFKTSSGRVLNYEEALREVQAGAIAGVNTFKGRDGEFYIRGDADGDPTNNLDALPGF; encoded by the coding sequence ATGGCATTACCTACAAGAGAGACTTTTATTGCTGTTCAGAAAAATGGTGACGGCGATCTGACCGCCTTCAAAACGTCAAGCGGCCGGGTATTGAACTATGAAGAGGCGCTTCGTGAAGTCCAGGCCGGGGCTATTGCCGGTGTGAACACATTTAAAGGCCGGGACGGCGAGTTTTATATCCGAGGGGACGCCGACGGTGATCCAACGAACAATTTGGATGCGCTGCCGGGTTTTTAA
- a CDS encoding GNAT family N-acetyltransferase: MAAVIIPVKSEDRLQNCLDIRREVFVEEQKVPISLEIDEFDHIADDAHHLLIEQDGNYAATGRITYYKDNAAKIQRVAVRKAFRSKGIGKVLMIGLEELARELGFEKAVLDGQLHAVPFYEKLGYVVTSEEPFDDAGILHHRMEKKL, from the coding sequence ATGGCTGCAGTAATTATTCCAGTAAAGTCTGAAGACCGTTTGCAGAACTGTCTGGACATCAGAAGAGAAGTTTTCGTAGAAGAACAAAAGGTGCCGATTTCCCTGGAGATCGATGAATTTGATCATATCGCGGACGACGCCCATCATCTGCTGATCGAGCAGGACGGAAATTATGCGGCGACAGGCCGGATTACTTATTATAAGGATAATGCCGCCAAAATCCAGCGGGTTGCCGTACGCAAAGCTTTCCGCTCCAAAGGCATCGGCAAAGTGCTGATGATTGGTCTTGAAGAGCTGGCCCGCGAGCTGGGTTTCGAGAAAGCGGTGCTGGACGGGCAGCTTCACGCTGTGCCTTTCTATGAGAAGCTAGGATATGTTGTGACAAGCGAGGAGCCATTTGACGACGCAGGCATCCTGCATCACCGGATGGAGAAAAAGCTGTAA
- a CDS encoding CBS domain-containing protein, with amino-acid sequence MKKVKEIMTQSPVTVTPLDNIYEIAVKMKEHDTGFIPVVDNPGSDRLIGAVTDRDLVVRGYAEKHSGSTAVDKVMTKNLQTATADMSVDEAAELMAKQQIRRLPVTEGDRLIGVVSLGDMAVEHIFADNAGDALSNISEQHLH; translated from the coding sequence ATGAAGAAGGTAAAAGAAATCATGACCCAAAGTCCGGTGACGGTGACTCCGCTGGATAATATTTATGAAATCGCGGTTAAGATGAAAGAGCATGATACGGGCTTCATACCGGTCGTGGACAATCCGGGAAGCGATCGTCTGATCGGGGCGGTAACGGATCGTGATTTGGTTGTCCGCGGCTACGCGGAGAAACATTCCGGCTCCACGGCGGTGGATAAGGTAATGACCAAAAACCTCCAGACAGCGACAGCCGATATGTCCGTAGACGAGGCTGCCGAGCTAATGGCGAAACAGCAGATCCGCCGTTTACCGGTCACCGAAGGCGACCGCCTGATCGGTGTTGTTTCTCTCGGTGATATGGCAGTTGAGCATATTTTCGCGGACAATGCAGGCGATGCGCTCAGCAACATTTCTGAGCAGCATTTGCACTAA
- a CDS encoding general stress protein has product MPKLVAGLFAARQDVSLLIADLQEKGIQNEHISVIAKDYNELERISADTGLKVPDSGTADKSIFGVLRGVSEVLEGARGEVKALGPAAKKAAGAELWETGDHLAVPLIGAGVPEEDARHYHDEVAKGRFLVLVQCGSESAGEVNEQMNKYHSLPID; this is encoded by the coding sequence ATGCCTAAACTCGTAGCGGGTCTATTTGCGGCCAGACAAGATGTGTCGCTGTTGATAGCGGACCTTCAGGAGAAGGGGATTCAAAATGAACATATTTCAGTGATTGCCAAGGATTACAACGAGCTGGAACGTATTTCGGCCGATACAGGATTAAAGGTTCCCGATAGCGGGACAGCAGATAAAAGCATTTTTGGCGTTCTGAGAGGCGTGTCGGAGGTGCTGGAAGGAGCAAGAGGCGAAGTGAAGGCTTTAGGTCCGGCGGCAAAGAAGGCGGCGGGAGCGGAGCTATGGGAAACCGGCGATCATCTTGCAGTGCCGCTAATAGGAGCTGGGGTTCCCGAGGAGGATGCCAGACATTATCATGATGAGGTTGCCAAGGGACGGTTTCTTGTGCTTGTCCAATGCGGCAGCGAATCGGCCGGAGAAGTAAACGAACAAATGAACAAATACCATAGTTTGCCGATAGACTAA
- a CDS encoding DoxX family protein translates to MFNNWLRNNKAAMWLLTIVRIYLGYQWMTHGIEKLTGGFDAGGFLNGAIAKSTGENPAVQGWWAAFLEHAALPGVNFFNILIPLGELLVGVGLILGTFTTFAALMAVVMNTAFLFSGTVSTNAQMLILEIFIVVAAANAGKIGLDRWVLPFLRNLFKHGHTTDLQTPAPHGKRKIA, encoded by the coding sequence ATGTTTAACAATTGGCTGAGAAATAACAAAGCAGCGATGTGGCTGCTGACGATCGTTCGGATTTACCTGGGCTACCAATGGATGACACACGGCATTGAAAAATTAACAGGCGGCTTTGACGCTGGCGGCTTCCTGAATGGAGCTATCGCCAAAAGCACCGGCGAAAACCCCGCCGTACAAGGCTGGTGGGCCGCTTTCCTCGAGCATGCCGCCCTGCCTGGCGTCAACTTCTTCAACATCTTGATCCCGCTTGGTGAACTACTAGTCGGAGTAGGCTTGATACTTGGTACATTCACCACTTTTGCAGCCTTGATGGCCGTCGTGATGAACACCGCGTTCCTCTTCTCGGGTACTGTAAGCACTAACGCGCAAATGCTGATTCTGGAGATCTTCATCGTAGTAGCTGCAGCTAATGCCGGTAAAATCGGTCTTGACCGCTGGGTGCTGCCTTTCCTCCGCAACCTGTTCAAACACGGCCATACAACGGACCTTCAAACCCCGGCTCCTCACGGAAAAAGAAAAATCGCTTAA
- a CDS encoding TIGR00730 family Rossman fold protein gives MQSVCVFAGSRPGTAPEYTDAAVSLGKALAEAGIKLVYGGSRNGLMGFTANEVLAGGGQVVGVMPTGLFKPEIVHRELTELIEVDGMHARKAKMGELADGFIALPGGVGTFEELFEVLCWSQIGIYNKPIGLLNVRGYYDPLISFVQHSVTEGFTGPATLDSIHVADDPIALLQAMNTQAAGLSGLTWEWKG, from the coding sequence ATGCAATCCGTTTGTGTATTTGCAGGCAGTCGTCCGGGCACCGCTCCGGAATATACGGATGCTGCCGTGAGTCTTGGGAAAGCTTTAGCTGAAGCGGGAATTAAACTGGTTTACGGCGGTTCCCGAAACGGCCTTATGGGCTTTACGGCCAATGAAGTTTTAGCCGGTGGGGGACAGGTAGTCGGCGTTATGCCGACGGGACTGTTTAAACCTGAGATTGTGCATCGTGAGCTCACAGAATTGATTGAAGTGGACGGTATGCATGCTAGAAAGGCTAAAATGGGAGAGCTGGCCGATGGTTTTATTGCACTTCCGGGCGGGGTAGGAACATTTGAAGAGCTGTTTGAAGTCCTATGCTGGTCTCAAATCGGCATCTACAATAAACCGATCGGACTGCTGAATGTACGTGGATATTACGATCCGCTTATTTCCTTTGTTCAGCACAGTGTCACGGAAGGGTTTACCGGTCCGGCCACTTTAGACTCCATTCATGTTGCTGACGATCCGATCGCGCTGCTGCAAGCGATGAATACGCAAGCGGCCGGTTTATCAGGCTTAACCTGGGAATGGAAAGGCTAA
- a CDS encoding LacI family DNA-binding transcriptional regulator: MARPKKISMQTIADDLKISKNAVSLALSGKKGVSEQVRNEVKQRAKDLGYSMQNKQQRGSSNILVLVPERVMSYEDNEHFHFYHDMLWGLEAAIRKEGYNAVIAKIDVEMEKKGMLPGIFDIDHAGVILFGIMDKSYARKVWELNTPLVMIDSYYRDLPCAVAASSNLEGAHAAVSYLLELGHKRVGFMGPSNLTTSHEDRWFGYWKAMADQGLYPDSKDCLVYSDGYRSTREEISAFLDQHQDSMPTAFFCSNDRIALILNELLRKRNYAVPQQISIIGFDDITLSAAAAPSLTTMRVAKKAMTEAAVELLLSEAGNKRERIYYGVIPSLTIRESTGAPSNV; this comes from the coding sequence ATGGCGAGGCCAAAGAAGATCTCCATGCAGACAATCGCTGATGATTTGAAAATTTCTAAGAACGCGGTATCGCTGGCTTTATCCGGGAAAAAAGGGGTCAGTGAACAGGTAAGGAACGAAGTAAAGCAGCGTGCAAAGGATTTGGGCTACAGCATGCAGAACAAACAACAGCGGGGCAGCTCCAATATTCTAGTTCTTGTTCCTGAGAGGGTCATGAGCTATGAAGATAACGAGCATTTTCATTTCTATCATGATATGCTTTGGGGGCTGGAAGCGGCAATCCGCAAAGAAGGTTATAATGCTGTGATTGCCAAGATTGATGTTGAGATGGAGAAGAAGGGCATGCTTCCGGGTATCTTTGATATTGATCACGCCGGTGTGATTTTGTTTGGCATTATGGATAAGAGCTACGCCCGTAAGGTATGGGAACTGAATACGCCGCTGGTAATGATCGATTCCTATTACAGGGACCTGCCTTGTGCGGTCGCAGCTTCCTCTAACCTCGAAGGAGCCCATGCGGCCGTCAGTTATCTGCTTGAGCTCGGACACAAGCGTGTCGGATTTATGGGCCCGTCCAATTTGACAACCAGTCATGAAGACCGCTGGTTTGGTTACTGGAAGGCTATGGCTGATCAAGGCCTTTATCCGGATTCTAAGGATTGCCTCGTCTATTCGGATGGATACCGTTCTACCCGCGAGGAAATTTCCGCATTTCTGGATCAACATCAGGACAGCATGCCTACCGCCTTTTTCTGCAGCAACGACAGAATAGCTTTAATCCTCAATGAATTGCTTCGGAAACGGAATTATGCAGTACCCCAGCAAATATCCATTATAGGGTTTGACGACATCACGCTGTCAGCTGCAGCTGCCCCTTCTCTGACTACAATGCGTGTAGCCAAGAAAGCAATGACAGAAGCAGCGGTGGAGCTGCTCCTGTCTGAAGCCGGCAATAAACGGGAACGGATCTATTACGGGGTAATCCCCAGCCTGACCATTCGCGAATCAACCGGGGCACCGAGTAATGTTTAA
- the manA gene encoding mannose-6-phosphate isomerase, class I gives MNEPIFLNPVFQDRIWGGTKLKTLFGYEIPSDHTGECWAVSAHPNGQSTVKNGPFAGQKLGDLWANHQELFHSNSKVFPLLTKLLDASDDLSVQVHPDDTYAGEHENGELGKTECWYIVDAEPGATIIYGHEATSKEQLKSYIDEGKWDELLSTIPVKAGDFFYVPSGTIHALGKGIVVLETQQSSDTTYRVYDYDRKDSAGNTRELHLEKAIEVTTVPQRYVPTQHETSRQGETDITTFVSNDFFTVQKWEVNGASSFDASDKYRLFSALDGEGELKIGGQSFPVRKGDHFILPVGFGPYELTGKLQFIVSWE, from the coding sequence ATGAATGAACCTATTTTTCTGAACCCCGTCTTTCAAGATCGGATCTGGGGCGGTACAAAACTCAAAACTTTGTTTGGTTACGAGATTCCCAGCGATCATACCGGCGAATGCTGGGCGGTTTCCGCCCATCCAAATGGCCAAAGCACGGTAAAAAACGGCCCGTTCGCCGGCCAAAAACTTGGCGATTTGTGGGCTAACCATCAAGAATTATTCCACTCGAATTCCAAAGTATTCCCTTTGCTGACCAAACTGCTGGATGCTTCGGATGACTTGTCCGTGCAGGTTCATCCTGATGATACATATGCCGGCGAGCATGAGAATGGTGAATTGGGTAAAACCGAATGCTGGTACATCGTAGATGCCGAGCCGGGTGCGACAATCATTTACGGCCATGAAGCCACCAGCAAAGAACAGCTTAAAAGTTATATCGATGAAGGTAAATGGGACGAGCTTCTGTCCACCATTCCCGTTAAAGCTGGCGACTTCTTCTATGTGCCAAGCGGTACTATCCATGCGCTCGGTAAAGGAATTGTTGTTCTGGAGACCCAGCAAAGCTCCGATACTACCTACCGTGTGTATGATTATGACCGTAAGGACAGCGCCGGAAATACTCGTGAGCTCCATTTGGAGAAGGCTATTGAGGTTACAACTGTTCCGCAGCGTTACGTTCCGACTCAGCACGAAACGAGCCGCCAGGGCGAAACCGACATTACCACGTTTGTCTCCAATGATTTCTTCACCGTTCAGAAATGGGAGGTAAACGGAGCTTCCTCCTTCGACGCAAGCGATAAATACCGCTTATTTAGCGCATTGGACGGAGAAGGCGAACTGAAGATTGGCGGTCAAAGCTTTCCGGTCCGCAAAGGCGACCATTTCATTTTGCCAGTAGGATTCGGCCCTTATGAATTAACTGGTAAACTGCAGTTTATTGTTTCCTGGGAATAG
- a CDS encoding DUF3006 domain-containing protein, which yields MEAAVLEGFEGNYAIIEINGETRDIERKLVEAKAKEGDVLNWDGEKWVVDPEATSERSSRIKKLMDELWED from the coding sequence ATGGAAGCTGCAGTATTAGAAGGGTTTGAGGGCAACTATGCCATAATCGAGATTAACGGGGAAACCCGGGATATTGAACGCAAGCTGGTTGAGGCCAAAGCGAAAGAGGGAGACGTGCTGAATTGGGACGGAGAGAAGTGGGTCGTAGACCCGGAGGCGACTTCAGAGCGATCCAGCCGGATCAAGAAGCTGATGGACGAGCTTTGGGAGGATTAA
- a CDS encoding ComEC/Rec2 family competence protein: MNLLTKRFQRLAGKGLLIFSLIAALCGCSLEPGLLNETAAPPPQGESLLRVIFLDVGQGASQLLIAPSGKTMLIDAGNNDNEQTMLDYLHKYGIKRLDTVIGTHPDADHIGGMDKVIDETEVGNIYLPKASSNTKTFESLLKSIQRKGLKVKTAKAGVQLDLGEGIKIKMLAPVKSYEDSNNMSAVVKVTYGKNSFLLTGDAESQSEKDMLASGADLCADVLLVGHHGSKSSTTLAFLKAVKPRYGIIQVGKDNNYGHPTQTVLQRLKKQGVEVYRNDLQGTIEVDSDGTKLTIQTER, encoded by the coding sequence ATGAATTTACTTACGAAGAGATTTCAACGACTGGCAGGGAAAGGACTGCTGATATTCAGTTTGATCGCGGCTTTATGCGGCTGTTCACTCGAACCCGGGCTGCTTAATGAGACTGCTGCACCTCCTCCGCAGGGGGAATCCCTTTTACGGGTCATCTTTCTGGATGTCGGCCAAGGTGCTTCACAGCTGCTCATTGCCCCTTCAGGCAAAACGATGCTGATTGACGCAGGAAATAACGATAATGAGCAGACGATGCTGGATTATCTTCATAAGTATGGAATTAAGAGGCTGGATACCGTGATCGGCACCCATCCGGATGCGGACCATATCGGAGGAATGGATAAAGTTATTGATGAAACGGAAGTAGGGAACATTTATCTGCCCAAAGCAAGCTCCAATACGAAGACGTTTGAATCCCTGCTGAAGTCAATCCAGCGAAAGGGACTTAAAGTGAAGACGGCCAAAGCTGGTGTGCAGCTTGATCTGGGCGAGGGGATTAAGATCAAGATGCTGGCTCCGGTTAAGAGCTATGAGGACAGCAACAATATGAGCGCCGTCGTTAAAGTTACATATGGTAAAAATTCCTTTTTGCTGACGGGAGATGCCGAATCGCAAAGCGAAAAGGATATGCTGGCATCTGGCGCCGACCTTTGCGCCGATGTTCTTCTAGTGGGGCATCACGGTTCTAAATCTTCAACTACGCTTGCTTTCTTGAAGGCCGTTAAACCGCGCTACGGCATTATTCAGGTCGGGAAAGACAACAACTACGGCCACCCTACTCAAACGGTGCTGCAGAGGCTCAAAAAGCAAGGCGTGGAAGTCTACCGGAACGATCTCCAGGGGACTATTGAAGTTGATTCGGATGGAACGAAGCTGACGATTCAAACGGAGAGGTGA
- a CDS encoding Ig-like domain-containing protein, producing the protein MTGNRKVMGWFLALVLLVSAILPANAFAATGDVNSIHFDSDKEIVLTVDENTEQLRVLAVIEGASEKDVTNDVTWSTSNSKIVKVDGGLLTPVAKGTATITAKYKNAITTKAVTVKYAYNALTLNTSDNTEFKLGTEDAAIKAMADGADVSDDATWTTSDSSVVTVDKGELTFVSKGTATITAAYKGLTANVKIKVVAPFAALEFSDDDDLEMVAGQGTADLKVLTRDSDENAAPVDVTDKVEWSTSDDSVAKVEDGKVTPLKLGKATITASYLGSTIQKDVYVRNPYEVIILEESSFVKNAVLFLNNASKDVAAKVMASNGESVDVTKTAEWKSSNLLVASVDGGVITPKSTGTTTITVSYLGVSKSFSLTVYPTITKFDVDTSDIEILKDDSKDIPKVTGILLDESEQDFTKLVTWKSSNEDVVTVDSGKFKAGETGSAVLTATIGSVTVASVNVKVSEKVLVLMPAVENVQLIIGKTADLPNVTAVLENGDEKDVTADVKWTLSGTYAVIKDKTVKGLSKGNATLTGTYLNKTVKIPVSVEAEVVTMVINPQSVELNINKSKSIAVKGFYADGKYVTLSSKMNWVSSDVSVAMVSGSSVKAIAEGKVTLTGTYQGKTYKVSVSVVPKLTKLTPSEKRFILAPGSSQSVALTALYDTGATASVAGSAVWTTNKSNVVKVTAGKIEAVAKGTASIKAAYGGKTVTISVTVK; encoded by the coding sequence ATGACTGGAAACAGGAAAGTGATGGGATGGTTTCTCGCCCTCGTACTGCTGGTGTCGGCGATTCTTCCGGCAAACGCATTTGCCGCAACCGGAGATGTGAATTCGATCCATTTTGACAGCGACAAGGAGATTGTGCTTACCGTAGATGAGAACACGGAACAGCTTCGGGTGCTCGCAGTCATTGAAGGAGCGTCCGAGAAGGATGTCACCAACGATGTGACCTGGTCCACTTCGAATTCGAAGATTGTCAAAGTGGATGGCGGCCTGCTGACGCCGGTGGCCAAAGGTACGGCGACTATTACGGCCAAATATAAAAACGCAATTACAACCAAAGCGGTAACGGTGAAATATGCCTATAACGCTTTGACCTTAAATACGTCAGACAACACCGAATTCAAATTGGGTACTGAAGATGCTGCTATCAAAGCTATGGCCGACGGTGCGGACGTCAGTGATGACGCTACTTGGACAACCTCTGACAGCAGTGTCGTTACGGTGGATAAAGGCGAACTGACTTTTGTCTCCAAAGGCACGGCAACGATTACCGCTGCTTATAAAGGGTTGACTGCCAATGTGAAGATCAAAGTCGTAGCGCCATTCGCTGCGCTTGAATTCTCCGATGACGACGATTTGGAGATGGTGGCAGGACAGGGCACGGCTGACCTGAAGGTATTAACCAGAGATTCGGATGAGAATGCCGCACCGGTCGATGTAACGGATAAAGTGGAGTGGAGCACTTCCGATGATTCCGTGGCTAAAGTAGAAGACGGAAAAGTCACTCCGCTGAAATTAGGTAAAGCAACGATTACGGCTTCTTATTTGGGAAGTACCATACAGAAAGACGTTTATGTCCGCAATCCTTATGAAGTGATTATTTTGGAAGAGTCCAGTTTTGTTAAAAATGCGGTGCTGTTCTTGAACAATGCAAGCAAGGACGTAGCAGCAAAAGTGATGGCTTCTAACGGAGAATCTGTAGATGTAACCAAAACGGCGGAATGGAAATCCTCCAACCTGCTTGTGGCCAGCGTAGACGGAGGAGTTATCACTCCAAAATCGACAGGCACTACGACGATTACCGTTTCTTATCTGGGCGTAAGCAAAAGCTTTAGTTTAACGGTTTATCCGACGATCACCAAATTTGATGTGGATACCTCTGACATTGAAATTCTTAAGGATGACTCCAAGGACATCCCTAAAGTAACCGGAATCCTTCTGGATGAATCCGAACAGGATTTCACTAAACTTGTGACTTGGAAATCCAGTAATGAAGATGTAGTCACTGTGGATTCCGGCAAGTTTAAAGCCGGTGAAACCGGTTCTGCTGTTCTGACTGCGACGATCGGTTCCGTAACTGTTGCTTCCGTTAACGTGAAGGTATCCGAGAAGGTCCTGGTGTTAATGCCTGCCGTAGAGAACGTTCAACTGATTATCGGCAAAACAGCTGATCTTCCGAATGTGACGGCCGTTCTGGAGAACGGTGACGAGAAGGATGTTACCGCTGATGTGAAATGGACGCTGTCCGGCACCTACGCTGTCATTAAGGATAAAACCGTGAAAGGTCTGTCCAAAGGCAATGCGACCCTTACGGGGACTTATCTGAACAAAACGGTGAAAATACCGGTTTCCGTTGAAGCCGAGGTTGTAACTATGGTGATTAATCCGCAGTCGGTTGAGCTGAATATCAATAAATCCAAGAGCATTGCGGTAAAAGGTTTCTATGCCGACGGCAAATATGTAACACTCTCCTCGAAAATGAACTGGGTATCCTCCGATGTTTCGGTAGCGATGGTCAGCGGTTCGAGTGTTAAGGCTATTGCAGAAGGCAAGGTGACGCTGACAGGTACGTATCAAGGTAAGACCTATAAGGTTAGTGTAAGTGTAGTTCCTAAACTGACTAAATTGACACCAAGCGAAAAACGGTTTATTCTCGCTCCGGGAAGCAGCCAATCGGTTGCGCTGACCGCTCTGTATGATACAGGAGCAACAGCCTCCGTGGCTGGCAGCGCCGTCTGGACGACCAATAAATCCAACGTTGTCAAAGTGACCGCCGGCAAAATTGAAGCGGTGGCTAAAGGCACAGCAAGCATCAAAGCTGCATATGGCGGCAAAACCGTGACGATTTCCGTTACGGTAAAATAA
- the ung gene encoding uracil-DNA glycosylase, with product MFGNDWDDVLQEELEQPYFQELMAWLNHEYAEHMVFPPRPFLFQAFQLTPFHQVKAVIVGQDPYHKLGQSHGLSFSVLPGVRIPPSLHNIYKEMSADLNIPVPLTGTLTPWAEEGVLLLNSILTVREGIPNSHQGKGWERFTDAVISKLNEGPQPLVFMLWGNYARRKGAIIDARRHEIIASAHPSPLSARHGFFGSRPFSRCNAFLSSHGRSPIDWRIPENDF from the coding sequence ATGTTCGGTAATGATTGGGATGACGTTTTGCAGGAGGAATTAGAGCAGCCTTATTTTCAGGAATTGATGGCGTGGCTGAATCATGAATATGCGGAGCATATGGTGTTTCCGCCGCGTCCTTTTTTATTCCAGGCCTTTCAATTGACCCCGTTCCATCAGGTGAAGGCGGTTATTGTCGGTCAGGATCCGTATCATAAATTGGGCCAATCCCATGGCTTAAGTTTTTCCGTGCTGCCCGGCGTTCGGATCCCGCCTTCTCTTCATAACATTTATAAGGAAATGTCCGCAGATCTGAACATTCCGGTTCCCCTGACGGGGACGCTTACGCCATGGGCGGAGGAGGGTGTGCTGCTGCTGAACTCCATTTTGACGGTGCGGGAGGGGATTCCCAACTCCCACCAGGGGAAGGGCTGGGAACGATTTACGGATGCGGTGATTTCGAAGCTTAATGAAGGTCCTCAGCCTTTGGTGTTTATGCTTTGGGGCAACTACGCCCGGAGAAAAGGAGCTATCATTGACGCAAGGCGCCATGAAATTATCGCTTCCGCGCATCCAAGCCCGCTGTCGGCGCGGCACGGATTTTTTGGCAGCAGGCCTTTTTCGAGATGCAATGCTTTCTTGAGCAGCCATGGAAGGTCGCCGATCGATTGGCGTATTCCCGAAAATGATTTCTAG
- the rnhA gene encoding ribonuclease H gives MAGQKFYVVWEGKKPGVYDSWAECQKQTNGYTGAKYKSYPSLAEAEAAYKAGWKGNWGSGAGQSASRAGRNKKAPALEEIGEINYNSISVDVGTRGNPGPVEYKGVDTATGEVIFDVGPIPNGTNNIGEFLAIVHALALIKQTGSNKVVYSDSVNAINWVKKKQVATTLPRNSSTAEIWGLVDRAVSWLNTNTYSTPVLKWQTKHWGEIKADYGRK, from the coding sequence TTGGCAGGGCAAAAGTTTTACGTAGTTTGGGAAGGCAAGAAACCTGGCGTCTACGACTCCTGGGCGGAGTGTCAGAAGCAGACAAACGGCTATACAGGAGCGAAATATAAATCATACCCGAGCCTTGCGGAAGCTGAGGCAGCCTACAAAGCCGGTTGGAAAGGAAATTGGGGCAGCGGGGCCGGCCAGTCGGCGTCAAGAGCAGGCAGAAACAAAAAGGCGCCGGCCCTGGAGGAGATCGGGGAAATTAACTACAACAGCATTTCGGTGGACGTCGGGACAAGAGGCAACCCGGGCCCTGTTGAATATAAAGGAGTGGATACGGCTACGGGAGAAGTGATTTTTGACGTCGGCCCGATTCCGAATGGCACCAACAATATCGGAGAGTTTCTGGCGATCGTGCATGCCTTGGCATTGATCAAGCAGACCGGCAGTAATAAAGTGGTTTATTCCGATTCTGTTAACGCTATTAACTGGGTGAAGAAAAAGCAGGTCGCCACTACTCTTCCACGCAACAGCTCTACGGCTGAAATCTGGGGACTTGTAGACCGTGCGGTCAGCTGGCTCAATACGAATACTTACTCAACGCCTGTGCTGAAATGGCAGACTAAACATTGGGGCGAGATCAAGGCGGATTACGGCCGCAAATAA
- a CDS encoding bile acid:sodium symporter family protein: MLQSLNRRLNRMMPLITPASIIAGVICGGLLSSYTFLSPWLFAFMTFAGSISLSFRDFFSVLKKPLPLVACLLVLHLIMPLVALGTGHLVFSGDSFTITGLVLAAAIPTGVSSFVWVSLYRGSIALTLSIILIDTLLAPFVVPGILSLLIGASVHLDILPMMSSLFWMIVFPSLLGMALNEWTKGAVVPVWGPRLNPFSKLAMAVVIAINGSAVAPYLADFSLKLAGLAVMIIALAGAGYLLSFLISSLMGWSESDQVALVFNGGMRNISAGAVLAVAYFPAPVAVPVVLGMVFQQMMASLVGFLLGRRSQRRELKESHGTSTTSL, encoded by the coding sequence ATGCTTCAATCCTTGAACCGGCGGCTGAACCGGATGATGCCGCTCATCACCCCGGCCAGCATTATCGCTGGCGTAATATGCGGAGGACTGCTCTCCTCCTATACCTTTCTGTCTCCTTGGCTGTTTGCTTTCATGACCTTTGCCGGGAGCATCAGCCTCAGCTTTAGAGACTTCTTCAGCGTGCTCAAGAAACCGCTCCCGCTGGTCGCCTGTCTGCTGGTGCTGCATCTGATCATGCCGCTTGTTGCACTGGGCACGGGACACCTTGTCTTCTCAGGTGATTCGTTTACCATTACCGGGCTTGTCCTAGCAGCCGCCATCCCGACCGGGGTCAGCAGCTTTGTGTGGGTCAGCCTGTACCGGGGCAGCATTGCCTTAACCTTATCGATTATCCTTATCGATACCCTTTTGGCCCCGTTTGTCGTTCCGGGGATTTTGTCTCTGCTTATCGGAGCCAGCGTTCACCTGGATATCCTGCCCATGATGAGCAGCCTGTTCTGGATGATCGTCTTCCCTTCGCTGCTTGGCATGGCGCTCAATGAATGGACGAAAGGCGCTGTTGTCCCGGTTTGGGGACCGCGGCTGAATCCCTTTTCCAAATTGGCTATGGCTGTAGTCATCGCGATTAACGGTTCCGCCGTCGCCCCTTATTTGGCCGATTTCAGCTTAAAGCTGGCCGGATTGGCCGTCATGATCATTGCCTTGGCCGGTGCCGGTTACCTTCTCAGCTTCCTGATTTCATCACTTATGGGCTGGAGTGAATCTGATCAGGTCGCGCTCGTATTTAATGGAGGCATGCGAAACATCAGTGCCGGGGCGGTGCTTGCCGTTGCTTATTTTCCCGCTCCGGTGGCCGTTCCGGTTGTGCTCGGCATGGTGTTTCAGCAAATGATGGCTTCGCTGGTCGGCTTCCTGCTCGGACGGCGGTCCCAGCGGCGGGAGCTTAAAGAGTCTCACGGAACTTCAACTACCTCGCTTTAA